The Clavelina lepadiformis chromosome 1, kaClaLepa1.1, whole genome shotgun sequence genome segment GGAAGCAAGATAACTGTTTACAACTAAATTATCATAATATCATGGTAGTGCgacacaaaataatttaattattataaaaatctatttggtgacaatttttataattaaattattttgaagctaaaaatttaatgccAGGTAAAAGCTATTTTCTACAAAAATTAATGCAGACAGCAATCCCACTTTTGTGCAGGATTGCTGTGCATGACTgatattttgaagttttagTGGTGAAACAATGTTGTTCACTTTATCCGCAAGCTGTTTCTTATAGGCAGGAAGTTCCTTCAACACTTTCGGAAAAGACTTGAAATCTTATCATGTTGCAGCACCAATGACTGACCTGAGAACATCACCTCAAAATTTCATCataaatatacttttatttggTCTTATTTCTGCcttaaactaaaacaaaattacctacgattattattataacaaCCACAACAGCACCACTTGCTAAGTAAATCAATTTCTTTGTGATTGCTTTGCAGTCACCTACAGGTTTTCTTCACTAGAAAAAATGGAAATAGTCTCCTTTTCTTGTGCAATATCTAGCAGCACTTCtttaaaaatagattttatcTTAAGCCAATTAAACATTATCAATAACCATAGAGAGCAGAGTACTATGCACACACAGAATATACATCATAGTACAATTTATTAACACTTCTGCATGTACTCATTTTAAATTGACTGCTTGATAAAGCTGACTTGTcgaaacagaaaattttaatcaCCATATTACACATCAGCATGtctacaaataaaaagttataaaacatTCTATTGaacataacaaacaaatattcaacactttaaaaacattaagCAATTCATTCACACACAAAACCTACAAATCTAGATTTATCGTATGATATTCAAAAATACTTAGTCTgcattaaaaacgttttttcattTATGACATGCATATTTTCCTCTAATCAAGTTTTATTATATGAAAGGTTGATAATATACATTTTACTTACAGTCTATTAAACTTAAAGATTAAGTATATAAACTTGTGTATGTACTAGGGATGGGTCGATATGAACCCAAACCTGAATAGATTCGCATAATATCGCTTTTATGGAAgcttcgggcgaacacgaataccaacaatggcgaacccgattacaatattacttgtaaatttactgactttcgtaaaaaatgatgatctagtttccagacaatgctaaactagagtcagcagtacttacgatgaaggtcgttttccttatgattttgctttttcgatcgttttttaaacactatttttcgaaagaaggcgatttgtttatcgattacgtcattttagaagcaagacttgacaactttaggaggaaatatttttgtttggttctaatgcgaatagattcgggatacgttcgtgtcgaccttcatgatattcgggttcgcacgaacccgaataatcttccttgcggcacatccctagtatGTACTTATGACCTGCACTGTAATTACTGTGGGTATAAAAATTCATGTAATTGTTTATAATGGTTACATTCATGCAATACATATCTACTGAGTTGATTTCACAAATGTTTATGACAAGCCAAAACTAATAATGTTTTTTCAACATGAATTGCGGCTCAATTGAAAGCAAGTTGCAAGTGGCAGCCCAGTTCAATTAGATGAGGTCAACAAGTAACATTTATTCCTTGCTGCTGTTCCAGGTAACTTTTCACCCCATTAATTAGTTGAAGTCTTAAAGCTGCACTTCCTCTTATTAATGCCAAGAAAGTCACAATATCAGCAGGATCAAATCCAGAGACAATATTATTAATTCGGTCAGTCAACTCTTGCTTGGTATGTGTTGGAAGTTCCATGATTATTGCAGCCAATGGTTTGAAATCTTGGCCTGTTGCAGCTCCAAGTACTGCACCAAGTGTACCGCCtaatcacaaaaacaaaacaaacaccaTCTGTCCttagaaaaagtataaaaagaaCTGTACTAATGAATAACCTTCCATGTGTTTAGATTTTGCACAGTAAATATCAGTGTTGTAATGGGATGGTTATGCTGTTTACAGCTTTTACCCTCTCTAACCATATCGCAAGCTGTTGTATTCATGAAATCTTGAAAACTGGTTAAGGATGAATGAGGGATAGATAAATTGTACACATCAGTATTTTGATCTGATTTGACGTTTTCATTCTTAAGTGCAGTAAGATTTGGTTTACTCCATCTACTACAACCTTACCATGTTCAAGTTTGCCATCATGAGTTATAGTTATAACCTCACATTAAAATCTGCCAACAATTTGTATGTTTTTCTAAGTGTTTACTTTTGATACATAATGTGACCCTAAATCTTTTACATGTATGCAAAATGCTTAGGTTGCAGTTTTACTGGAAAAGAAGCtcttaaggaggcgtcaaaccccaaaaaatgccataaaatctttgtttgttttattatagagtgaatttactaaaagactgattactcgaaaaatcctccatggggctctgaaattttgcgtatcaatttagtatgctttgaactaccattccataaaatgccatcaaaaaactttcatcaaaaaactttcaaaccatgattcaaactttttttacagaggcgcaaaataaacactagaatttttggtctaaaaaaaccaattttagctactttcatgctaatttttagcctaattctgcatgCGACCTGGCACATTGAAGCGCGCCAACTGCTatggtaattcccaggctagaaaacaacaccaacagtgtgcacttctgcactagaccccaaAAAGATCTGCTAAGGAAACTATAACAAACCTAAT includes the following:
- the LOC143470858 gene encoding protein C19orf12 homolog encodes the protein MPLAVNDAMEALSVIAQEENMKVTVQQSLRGGAMAGGGAIVGGFVAGPVGMAIGGTLGAVLGAATGQDFKPLAAIIMELPTHTKQELTDRINNIVSGFDPADIVTFLALIRGSAALRLQLINGVKSYLEQQQGINVTC